The Streptomyces camelliae genome window below encodes:
- a CDS encoding TetR/AcrR family transcriptional regulator has product MIDHLPHSLRSDAMDNRDRILDAARALLSAEGLDVPMREIARRAGVGPATLYRHFPTKQMLVAEAFADQLRACRTIVDEGCADPDPWRGLCLVIEKICELHARDRGFTEAFLSTLPGAPDVAGREYTVKAVAGLAQRAKDAGHLRPDFVLDDLILVLMANKGIHATSTATQVMASRRFAGLAIQAFEACPHHARLPPAARLASAAPASA; this is encoded by the coding sequence GTGATCGACCATTTGCCTCATAGTCTGCGTTCCGACGCGATGGACAACCGCGACCGCATCCTCGACGCGGCCCGAGCGCTGCTCTCGGCCGAGGGCCTGGACGTGCCGATGCGGGAGATCGCGCGGCGTGCCGGGGTGGGACCTGCCACCTTGTACCGTCACTTCCCGACCAAGCAGATGCTGGTCGCCGAAGCCTTCGCGGACCAGCTGCGCGCATGTCGCACCATCGTCGACGAGGGGTGCGCAGATCCTGATCCGTGGCGTGGCCTCTGCCTGGTGATCGAGAAGATCTGTGAGCTACACGCACGCGATCGGGGCTTCACCGAAGCCTTCCTGTCGACCCTCCCGGGGGCGCCGGATGTCGCGGGACGCGAGTACACGGTGAAAGCAGTCGCCGGACTGGCCCAGCGAGCCAAGGACGCAGGGCACCTGAGGCCCGACTTCGTTCTGGACGACCTCATTCTCGTACTCATGGCCAACAAGGGGATCCACGCCACATCTACCGCCACCCAGGTCATGGCCTCCCGACGCTTCGCAGGGCTAGCGATCCAGGCGTTCGAAGCCTGCCCTCACCATGCACGGCTACCACCAGCGGCACGACTGGCATCCGCAGCACCGGCCAGCGCCTGA
- a CDS encoding helix-turn-helix transcriptional regulator, translating to MLRITTTAYYPRKGVRVMHSSPDALLRPDDRDALRQALRQLYDRSDIPVLFGGQVENRLLSLSQFIGVRTAGLRGLRVRAETGLGGRVLITGRPAKVSDYRSARSITHDYDRPVLTEGIRSVVAVPVVVSGAVRAVLYGASRGPDPLGDRAADAVADASRRLAAELAIRDEVDHRLRLLDATRGSAGERQQGVPLEELRQVHAELRRVAQQVPDEDLRGRLLDMAGRLAGQSTAPSRPGPRLTPRELDVLAQVALGCNNAETGRRLSLLPETVKAYLRSAMRKLGASTRFEAVVTARRQGLLP from the coding sequence ATGCTCCGCATCACGACGACGGCGTACTACCCCCGGAAAGGGGTACGGGTGATGCACTCCAGCCCCGACGCCCTTCTGCGGCCCGATGACCGCGACGCGCTCCGGCAGGCGCTCCGCCAGCTCTACGACCGCTCCGACATCCCCGTCTTGTTCGGCGGACAGGTGGAGAACAGGCTGCTGAGCCTGTCGCAGTTCATCGGTGTGCGGACGGCCGGTCTGCGCGGCCTCAGGGTGCGCGCTGAGACCGGGCTGGGTGGCCGGGTCCTCATCACGGGGCGGCCGGCCAAGGTGAGCGACTACAGGTCGGCCCGCTCGATCACGCACGACTACGACCGTCCCGTGCTGACAGAGGGGATCCGCTCCGTCGTCGCCGTGCCGGTCGTGGTGTCCGGTGCAGTGCGGGCGGTGCTCTACGGGGCCAGTCGTGGCCCAGACCCGCTCGGGGACCGGGCGGCCGACGCGGTCGCCGACGCCTCCCGGCGACTGGCCGCCGAGCTTGCCATCCGTGACGAGGTGGACCACCGCCTGCGCCTGCTGGACGCCACGCGGGGCAGCGCCGGCGAGAGGCAACAGGGCGTGCCACTGGAAGAACTACGCCAGGTGCACGCCGAGTTGCGGCGCGTAGCACAGCAGGTGCCTGACGAGGACCTGCGCGGACGGCTGCTGGATATGGCCGGGCGGCTGGCGGGACAGTCCACCGCGCCCTCCAGGCCGGGCCCGCGGCTTACGCCCCGGGAACTCGACGTCCTGGCGCAGGTGGCGCTGGGCTGCAACAACGCCGAAACCGGGCGCAGGCTGTCGCTGCTGCCCGAAACCGTCAAGGCGTATCTGCGCAGCGCGATGCGCAAACTGGGAGCAAGCACCCGCTTCGAGGCGGTGGTCACCGCGCGCCGCCAGGGCCTGCTTCCCTAG
- a CDS encoding AMP-binding protein translates to MNEGSSSVVTATADGPPTDRVRELLDLFGVPDACAAGLLCDRHPADSVAFTVVEKDLTATDLTYGELRRDSARFAAALADLEVGPGDAVATLMGKSADLVVALLGIWRRGAVHVPLFTAFAPSAVALRLGASGAKAVVVEADQRGKLAPSEDIPADRPWRTVVAGGAPEGAELSFGELLSRYSGDEPQGRPVATGAEAPLILLFTSGTTGAPKGVPIPVKALASFQAYLEFGLDVRDDDVFWNAADPGWAYGLYYAILGPLAAGRRSLLLHAGFSPALTWQVMRDFGVTNFAAAPTVYRSLRAATDPVPDGLRLRRASSAGEPLTPEVVGWSEQALGVAVRDHYGQTEHGMVVAAAWADGVRTPVPPGSMGRPLPGWSAEVLYEERDEPAPPGTLGRVALSVTDSPLLWFSGYADAPEKTAERFTADGRWYLTGDAGLRDDSGCFFFSSRDDDVIIMAGYRIGPFDVESVLVQHESVLEAAVIGVPDALRGEVLEAYVVLRPGTPPDEDLVTELQELVKRRFAAHAYPRAVHFTDQLPKTPSGKIQRFLLRRQRAQATDRPQTGPTRETNS, encoded by the coding sequence ATGAACGAAGGATCGTCCTCGGTGGTGACCGCGACCGCCGACGGACCGCCGACAGACCGGGTGCGGGAGTTGCTCGACCTCTTCGGCGTGCCGGACGCCTGCGCCGCCGGACTGCTATGCGACCGGCATCCCGCGGACTCGGTGGCCTTCACTGTGGTCGAGAAGGACCTGACGGCCACCGACCTCACCTACGGAGAGCTGCGCCGCGACTCGGCCCGGTTCGCCGCCGCACTCGCCGACCTGGAGGTCGGGCCCGGCGACGCGGTCGCCACCCTGATGGGCAAGTCCGCCGATCTGGTCGTGGCCCTGCTGGGCATCTGGCGCCGCGGAGCGGTGCACGTGCCGCTGTTCACCGCCTTCGCGCCGTCCGCGGTGGCCCTGCGGCTCGGCGCGAGCGGAGCGAAGGCCGTCGTGGTCGAAGCGGACCAGCGGGGCAAGCTCGCCCCCAGTGAGGACATACCCGCCGACCGGCCCTGGCGGACCGTGGTCGCCGGAGGCGCCCCCGAGGGCGCGGAGCTGTCCTTCGGTGAACTGCTCTCCCGGTACTCCGGTGACGAGCCGCAGGGCCGCCCGGTCGCGACGGGCGCGGAGGCCCCGCTGATCCTGCTGTTCACCTCGGGCACCACCGGCGCCCCCAAGGGCGTCCCGATTCCCGTCAAGGCGCTGGCCTCGTTCCAGGCCTACCTGGAGTTCGGCCTCGACGTCCGCGATGACGACGTGTTCTGGAACGCCGCCGACCCCGGATGGGCGTACGGCCTCTACTACGCGATCCTCGGCCCGCTGGCCGCCGGACGCCGCAGCCTGCTGCTGCACGCCGGCTTCAGCCCCGCGCTGACCTGGCAAGTCATGAGGGACTTCGGCGTCACCAACTTCGCGGCCGCGCCGACGGTCTACCGCAGCCTGCGGGCCGCGACCGACCCGGTCCCCGACGGGCTACGGCTGCGGCGGGCCTCCTCCGCCGGGGAGCCGCTCACCCCGGAGGTAGTCGGCTGGTCGGAGCAGGCCCTGGGCGTGGCCGTGCGCGACCACTACGGGCAGACCGAGCACGGCATGGTCGTCGCCGCCGCCTGGGCCGACGGAGTCCGTACGCCGGTGCCGCCCGGCTCGATGGGCCGGCCGCTGCCCGGCTGGTCCGCCGAGGTGCTGTACGAAGAGCGGGACGAACCCGCCCCACCCGGCACCCTCGGCCGGGTGGCCCTCAGCGTGACGGACAGTCCGCTGCTGTGGTTCTCCGGCTACGCGGACGCGCCGGAGAAGACGGCCGAGCGTTTCACCGCCGACGGCCGCTGGTACCTCACTGGCGACGCCGGCCTCAGGGACGACAGCGGCTGCTTCTTCTTCTCCTCCCGCGACGACGACGTGATCATCATGGCCGGGTACCGCATCGGCCCCTTCGACGTCGAGAGCGTGCTCGTACAGCACGAGTCCGTGCTGGAGGCGGCCGTCATCGGTGTCCCCGACGCCCTGCGCGGCGAGGTGCTGGAGGCATACGTCGTGCTGCGCCCCGGGACACCCCCCGACGAGGACCTCGTGACGGAGCTCCAGGAGCTCGTCAAGCGGAGGTTCGCCGCCCACGCCTACCCGCGCGCGGTGCACTTCACCGACCAGCTGCCCAAGACACCCAGCGGGAAGATCCAGCGCTTCCTGCTGCGCCGGCAGCGCGCGCAGGCAACCGACCGGCCGCAGACCGGCCCGACCCGAGAGACGAACTCATGA
- a CDS encoding acyl-CoA dehydrogenase family protein, translated as MTTTVSRLLPSEEAAELLDLTREIADGALAPRAAADEAAERFPRDVFRTLGQSGLLSLPYPEEYGGGGQPYEVYLQVVEEISARWASVGVGLSVHTLSCFALAEYGTDEQRGRWLADMLGGELLGAYCLSEPHAGSDPTAMRTRARRDGDAYLLRGEKAWTTHGGQADFYQVMARTSDHRTRGVSCFLVPAESAGLSADPPERKMGLTGSATATVRFDDVRVPEGRRIGEEGQGLPIALAGLDAGRLGIAAVAVGLAQGALNDALAYAKQRETFGKPIIGHQGVAFLLADMEAAVDSARATVLAAARRKDAGLPYGRQASIAKLVATEAAMRVTTDAVQVFGGAGYTRDFPVERYMREAKVMQIFEGTNQIQRLVISRHLAGARTEPSHHVLRAAPKEPKA; from the coding sequence ATGACGACGACCGTGTCCCGCCTGCTGCCCAGCGAGGAAGCGGCCGAACTGCTCGACCTGACCAGGGAGATCGCCGACGGAGCCCTCGCACCCCGGGCCGCCGCCGACGAGGCCGCCGAACGCTTCCCGCGCGACGTCTTCCGCACGCTGGGGCAGTCGGGGCTGCTCAGCCTCCCCTATCCCGAGGAGTACGGGGGCGGCGGTCAACCCTACGAGGTCTACCTTCAGGTCGTCGAGGAGATCTCGGCCCGCTGGGCGAGCGTGGGAGTCGGGCTGAGCGTGCACACGCTGTCCTGCTTCGCCCTGGCCGAGTACGGCACCGACGAGCAGCGCGGTAGGTGGCTGGCCGACATGCTCGGCGGTGAACTGCTCGGCGCCTACTGCCTGTCCGAGCCGCACGCCGGCTCCGACCCGACCGCGATGCGCACCCGTGCCCGGCGGGACGGCGACGCCTACCTCCTGCGGGGCGAGAAGGCCTGGACGACCCACGGCGGCCAGGCGGACTTCTACCAGGTGATGGCCCGCACCTCCGATCACCGCACCCGCGGAGTCTCCTGCTTCCTCGTCCCCGCCGAGTCGGCCGGGCTGTCGGCCGACCCGCCAGAGCGCAAGATGGGGCTCACCGGATCCGCCACGGCGACCGTCCGGTTCGACGACGTCCGCGTCCCCGAAGGCCGGCGTATCGGCGAAGAGGGGCAGGGCCTGCCGATCGCCCTCGCCGGACTTGACGCGGGCCGACTCGGCATCGCCGCCGTCGCCGTCGGTCTGGCCCAGGGCGCGCTCAACGACGCGCTCGCCTACGCCAAACAGCGCGAGACCTTCGGGAAACCGATCATCGGCCATCAGGGAGTCGCGTTTCTGCTCGCCGACATGGAGGCCGCCGTGGACTCCGCCCGGGCCACCGTCTTGGCGGCGGCCCGGCGCAAGGACGCCGGATTGCCGTACGGCCGTCAGGCCAGCATCGCCAAGCTCGTCGCAACCGAGGCGGCGATGCGGGTCACCACCGATGCCGTCCAGGTCTTCGGAGGCGCGGGCTACACCCGGGACTTCCCCGTCGAGCGCTACATGCGCGAGGCCAAGGTCATGCAGATCTTCGAGGGCACCAACCAGATCCAGCGCCTCGTCATCAGCCGCCACCTGGCCGGTGCCCGCACCGAACCCTCCCACCACGTTCTGCGCGCCGCGCCCAAGGAGCCCAAGGCATGA
- a CDS encoding SDR family NAD(P)-dependent oxidoreductase, with translation MKLTGSAALVTGGASGLGHATATTLLHAGAHVVIADLPSSPGAAVAKELADVGPRVRFVPCDVTDPAAVQAAVDAASKPGPLRVAISCAGVATPGRMLSRSGPLDLDAFARVVGVNLIGTFNVFRLAAQRISEAEPVDGERGVLVATSSVAAYDGQIGQAAYAASKGGVAALTLPAARELAQHLIRVVSIAPGLFDTPLMAGLPQEARDSLGRQVPHPARLGDPSEFAALVRHIAENPMLNGEVIRLDGAIRMAPR, from the coding sequence ATGAAACTCACCGGATCCGCCGCCCTGGTCACCGGCGGCGCCAGCGGCCTCGGTCACGCCACCGCCACCACCTTGCTGCACGCCGGCGCCCATGTAGTCATCGCCGACCTGCCGTCCTCACCCGGGGCCGCCGTCGCCAAGGAGCTCGCGGACGTCGGCCCGCGCGTCCGCTTCGTCCCCTGCGACGTCACCGACCCCGCCGCCGTTCAGGCCGCGGTGGACGCGGCGAGCAAACCGGGCCCGCTGCGCGTCGCGATCAGCTGCGCGGGCGTCGCGACGCCCGGCCGCATGCTGTCCCGCAGCGGACCACTGGACCTGGACGCCTTCGCCCGGGTCGTCGGCGTCAACCTCATCGGCACCTTCAACGTCTTCCGGCTCGCCGCACAGCGCATCAGCGAAGCCGAGCCCGTGGACGGCGAGCGCGGCGTCCTCGTGGCCACCTCCTCGGTCGCCGCCTACGACGGCCAGATCGGCCAGGCCGCCTACGCCGCCTCCAAGGGCGGGGTGGCCGCCCTCACCCTCCCCGCAGCCCGGGAACTCGCCCAGCACCTCATCCGTGTCGTCTCGATCGCACCCGGCCTCTTCGACACCCCGCTCATGGCAGGACTGCCCCAGGAGGCCCGCGACTCCCTCGGCCGACAGGTCCCCCACCCCGCACGCCTGGGCGACCCGTCCGAGTTCGCCGCCCTGGTACGTCACATCGCCGAGAATCCCATGCTCAACGGCGAGGTCATCCGCCTCGACGGAGCCATCCGCATGGCACCGCGCTGA